A single genomic interval of Candidatus Alcyoniella australis harbors:
- a CDS encoding ankyrin repeat domain-containing protein, with translation MKTKEKEVKKIVLFLVVISLSCLCSTCKQKSSNETVVPAQKMVQNEYRQDDIENLASGAEVETIESNSGISEELQEVSENKNSSQDAIEAASKEKDIFAAALNNDLLAVKGFLLNGVSPNRKEPSGGCVLMVAAQEGNLDIVKLLVEKGAVVDCKDNTGWTPLGQAASGGHLDVCKYLVENGANVNAKDKTGWTVLHAAAINGQLEPTKFLIENGARTNVKAGNGWSPLDACRSPMGQTKPQWHEVVKILQEHGGS, from the coding sequence ATGAAGACAAAGGAGAAAGAAGTGAAAAAAATAGTGCTATTTTTAGTCGTGATATCTTTGAGTTGTCTTTGTAGCACTTGTAAGCAGAAATCTTCCAATGAAACCGTGGTTCCGGCACAGAAAATGGTCCAAAACGAGTATCGCCAAGACGACATCGAAAATCTTGCTTCAGGGGCTGAAGTAGAAACAATTGAAAGCAATTCAGGTATATCTGAAGAATTACAGGAAGTTTCAGAAAACAAAAATTCTAGCCAAGATGCTATAGAAGCTGCTAGTAAAGAGAAGGATATTTTTGCAGCAGCACTGAATAATGATTTGCTGGCAGTAAAAGGGTTTCTTTTAAATGGCGTAAGTCCCAACAGAAAAGAGCCATCTGGTGGTTGCGTGTTGATGGTTGCAGCACAAGAAGGGAATTTAGATATAGTCAAATTACTAGTTGAAAAAGGAGCGGTCGTTGATTGTAAAGACAATACAGGGTGGACTCCCCTCGGTCAGGCGGCTAGCGGGGGTCATTTAGATGTATGCAAATATTTAGTAGAAAACGGGGCAAACGTAAATGCAAAGGACAAAACGGGTTGGACGGTACTTCACGCTGCGGCTATAAATGGACAACTGGAGCCAACAAAGTTTCTTATCGAGAACGGTGCAAGGACTAATGTCAAGGCAGGCAACGGCTGGAGTCCACTTGATGCTTGTAGGTCGCCAATGGGGCAAACAAAACCTCAATGGCACGAAGTAGTGAAAATTCTTCAGGAACACGGAGGAAGTTAA